One stretch of Malus domestica chromosome 14, GDT2T_hap1 DNA includes these proteins:
- the LOC103415187 gene encoding probable pectate lyase 18 gives MARPSSGPSLLSLLLFSLLSPTLISCRPLHLQDPELVVQEVQRNISDSVSRRNLGYLSCGTGNPIDDCWRCDPNWEKNRQRLADCAIGFGKNAIGGRDGKLYVVTDSGDDDAVNPKPGTLRHAVIQDEPLWIIFQRDMTIQLKEELIMNSFKTIDGRGASVHIAGGPCITIQFVTNIIIHGLNIHDCKQGGNAMVRNSPEHFGWRTISDGDGVSIFGGSHVWVDHCSLSNCKDGLIDAIHGSTAITISNNYMTHHDKVMLLGHSDSYTQDKNMQVTIAFNHFGEGLVQRMPRCRHGYFHVVNNDYTHWEMYAIGGSANPTINSQGNRFAAPDIRFSKEVTKHEDAPESEWKNWNWRSEGDLMLNGAFFRASGAGASSSYARASSLGARPSSLVGSITTTAGALSCRKGSHC, from the exons ATGGCAAGGCCCTCCTCAGGCCCctcacttctctctctcctcctcttctctctcctctccccaaCCCTCATTTCCTGCAGGCCACTTCATCTTCAAGACCCTGAATTGGTAGTACAAGAGGTACAAAG GAACATTAGCGACTCAGTGTCTAGGAGGAACTTGGGCTACTTATCATGTGGGACTGGAAACCCTATCGACGACTGCTGGCGGTGCGATCCGAACTGGGAGAAGAACAGGCAGCGTCTAGCAGATTGCGCGATAGGGTTCGGGAAAAACGCCATCGGTGGAAGAGACGGGAAGCTTTACGTGGTCACAGATTCCGGCGACGACGACGCCGTGAACCCCAAGCCAGGAACCCTACGACACGCCGTCATCCAAGACGAGCCGTTATGGATCATTTTCCAGCGCGACATGACCATCCAGCTCAAGGAGGAGCTGATCATGAACTCCTTCAAGACAATCGACGGCCGGGGAGCGTCCGTCCACATTGCCGGCGGGCCATGCATCACCATCCAGTTCGTGACCAACATTATTATCCACGGACTGAACATACACGATTGCAAGCAGGGTGGGAACGCTATGGTGAGGAACTCCCCAGAGCACTTCGGGTGGAGGACCATATCGGACGGCGACGGAGTGTCGATCTTCGGTGGGAGCCACGTGTGGGTGGACCATTGCTCGTTGTCCAACTGCAAAGATGGGTTGATTGATGCTATTCATGGGTCCACTGCGATAACAATTTCAAACAATTACATGACGCACCATGATAAGGTGATGCTTTTGGGGCATAGTGATTCGTATACACAAGACAAGAACATGCAAGTCACCATTGCATTCAATCACTTTGGAGAAGGGTTGGTTCAAAGAATGCCAAG ATGTAGGCATGGATATTTCCATGTGGTGAACAATGACTATACCCATTGGGAGATGTACGCTATTGGAGGGAGTGCAAACCCTACAATCAATAGCCAAGGGAACAGATTTGCCGCACCAGATATCAGAttcagcaaagag GTGACCAAACATGAGGATGCACCAGAAAGTGAATGGAAGAACTGGAATTGGAGGTCGGAAGGAGACTTGATGTTAAACGGTGCGTTTTTTAGGGCATCGGGTGCCGGAGCTTCCTCAAGCTATGCCAGGGCTTCGAGCTTGGGTGCAAGGCCATCTTCTCTAGTGGGTTCAATCACCACGACTGCCGGCGCACTTAGCTGCCGAAAGGGCTCTCATTGCTGA